The genomic interval TGGCTGAGCGTATGAAAGAGACGCTGCTCGAAGAAGAAAAACTCGTGGACATGGTTGTTGGACCAGATGCCTACCGAGATCTTCCCGAACTCATTAAAGAAGTGGACGGCGGAAGAAAAGCCGTAAACGTCATCTTGAGTAAGGAGGAGACCTATGCCGATATTGCTCCCGTTCGTCTTGGTGGAAATGGAGTCACTTCCTTTGTGACCATTATGCGTGGATGCGACAACATGTGCACGTTCTGCGTGGTTCCTTTCACCCGAGGTCGTGAGCGCAGTCGTGACCCACAAACCATCGTCAATGAGGTAAAAGACCTGGCGGCAAAAGGATATAAGGAAGTCACCCTATTGGGTCAGAATGTGGACTCTTATCTATGGTATGGAGGAGGACTCAAGAAGGACTTCAAACAACTAACAGAAGAAGAGCAGGCTCAGGCCGTGTCCTTCGCTGATTTGCTTGAAAAAGTCGCTTTAGCTGCTCCCCAAATGCGCGTCCGATTCAGTACTTCTCACCCAAAGGATATGTTGGACGATGTGCTGCACACCATCGCCAAGCACGATAATATTTGCAACTACATCCACTTGCCCTTCCAAAGCGGTAGCAACCGAATTCTGGAATTGATGAATCGCGGGCATACACGGGAATGGTACAAGCAACGCATCGATCGAATTCGCGAGATCATTCCAGACTGTGGAATCTCTCACGATATTATTTCCGGTTTTTGTACAGAAACCGAAGAAGACCACGCGGACACTTTGGAGCTCATGGATTACGTAAACTACGATTTCGGCTTCATGTTCAACTACAGCGAGCGCCCCAACACCATGGCTCAGCGCAAATTTGAAGATGACGTACCTACTGAGGTCAAAAAGCGCCGCCTTCAAGAAATTATCGCGAAGCAACAAGAGCACAGCCGCGTTCGAAATCAAGGCTATGTAGGAAAGACGCATCGCGTACTGGTTGAAGGAACATCCAAACGAAGCGAAGAGCAACTCTTCGGACGAACGACGCAGAACACCGTTGTGGTATTTGATCGCGAAGACTACGCTCCAGGAGATTACGTTGATGTAGCGGTACATGACTGCACCGCAGCGACACTCTTGGGTAAAGCCGTTGGGAAAGCAGACGGACCTGCTTAATCAAGCCTTAGAACAGAGAATAAAAAAGAGAACACTTGGAATTACAATCGGTCAAACAACGCTTTGAAATCATCGGGAATAGCCCGCTGCTGAATCGTGCCATGGAAAAGGCCGTTCAGGTGGCACCCACTGATATTTCCGTACTGGTGACCGGTGAGAGTGGCGTTGGTAAAGAGAGTATTCCTCGAATCATTCACAGCCAATCAGCTCGGAAGCACAATCCCTACATCGCAGTGAATTGTGGAGCCATTCCCGAAGGAACGATTGACAGTGAACTCTTCGGTCACGAAAAGGGAAGTTTTACCGGAGCAACGGCTGCGCGAAAAGGGTATTTCGAAGAAGCCAATACCGGAACCATCTTTTTGGACGAAGTGGCGGAATTACCACTATCCACACAAGTAAGGCTCCTTCGTGTGCTGGAAACCGGAGAGTACATTAAAGTGGGGTCCAGCAAGCCGCAAAAGACAGATGTTCGAATTGTGGCCGCGACCAACGTAGACATGGAAGAGGCTATTCGAAAAGGCCAGTTCCGTGAGGATCTTTACTACCGAATGAATACGGTAGAAATTCACTTACCCTCACTTCGGGAGCGCGCGGGCGACATTCACTTACTCTTCCGAAAATTTGCCTCGGATTTTGCCAACAAATACCACATGCCAGTTCTCCAGCTGAATTCGGAAGCAGTGGATTTGATCAATCACTACCGCTGGCCGGGAAACATTAGACAGCTCAAGAATTTCACGGAGGAAATGAGTGTCATTGAGACGGAAAGACTCGTCACGGCGGAAACAGTACGTCGCTATCTTCCGGAAAGTGGACGCTCTAACCTACCGATGATCTATCGCGATCAGCCGGGCGTGAAAAGTGAGAGCGACTTCAGTTCAGAGCGCGACATTCTGTACAAGGTGCTCTTCGACATGAAGAACGACATCAACGACCTCAAGAAATTGACCATGGAGTTGATGAAAGAAGGCGGTCAAGCCGATGAAGAATTCCGTCAAGAAAACGCCCAGCTCCTCGCTAAGGTCTACGAAGATTACGATGCAGGGACCACCTTGGAAATTCCAGACACTCCTAGTGCAACGCCAGCACCAACCAAGACCATCAATACGGAGATCTACGCCGATGAAGATGTCATTGAAGAGCGATTAACGCTTCAAGACAAGGAAATCGAGATGATCCGCAAGGCCCTGGATCGCAATGCGGGAAAACGCAAAGACGCCGCCAAGGAACTCGGTATATCTGAGCGAACACTGTATCGGAAAATCAAACAATACGACCTATGATCCGTCGCTTCATTTTGATTTGTGCGATCGCCCTCACGGGCGGATGCGGGGGTGGCTACTCCTTCACTGGAGCGAGTATTTCCCCAGACGTCAAGACCGTTTCGGTGGCCTATTTCGAAAACTACGCACCGCTGATCAACCCTACCCTGAGTCAGGTGGTCACGGAAAAATTGAAGGACATCTTCTTGGTGCAAACCAGTTTGGAAGTGGTACAAATGGACGGTGATCTCCAATTTGAGGGAGCCATTGTCGACTACAACGTGCGACCCCTGGCGATTCAGGCCGATGAGCAAGCGGCGCAGAACCGTTTGACCATAACTATGGCCGTGACCTATACGAACACCAACGATCCAGAAAAGGACTACGAATCACGATTTACGCGTTTTGGCGATTTCGACTCAAATGAAGACCTTGCCTCTGTCGAGGAAGAACTCGTAGAACAAATCACTACGGAACTGGTCCAAGACATCTTCAACAAGGCCGTAGTTAATTGGTAAAGTATGGAAGCAGGACGCCTGCTTGAATGGATCGATGACCCCGCGCAGCTCAACGGAGCAGCCGCTGAGTCCTTGAACGACATACTCGACTCCTTCCCGTACTTCGTACCTGCCCGTATGCTTCAACTCAAAGCGCTGGAGCAGGAAAACAGCTTCCGCTACAACGGTCAACTCAAGAAAACAGCGGCATACGTCCCAGACAGAACCGTACTGTTTGACTTCATTACGAAGGCGAGCATCGCGCCGCAGGCGCCGACCGAAGAAAGCCAGGAAGAAGTTCTCGAAACGTCTTCTCCGAACATGGCACCTTCTGCGGAACGGCAGTTAGAGGACGTGTTGGAGGAACCTGAAGAGAATACGGAAATTGAAGAGGCTATTCGAGAAGCCGGTGATGCCGAGCCGGTGATTGGCCGACCGCTCAAATTTGATCGCAGCGAACGACATTCCTTTGCCCAGTGGCTGAAGCTGACCAGTATGAAGCCGATCGATCGAGACACGGAAAACGCTGAGCCAGCCGTGGAACAAGATAATTCCACGGAGGAATTGCCGGATACTAAGCTCGAAGAGTCCACAGAAGAGGAACGTCCCATTAGTCGTCAAGACCTTATTGATCGCTTCTTGGCGGAATCGCCTCGGATGAGCCCTCCTCAGAAGATGGCCCTCGGAAAGGGCAACATCGCTCGCGCCAGTTTGGAAGAGGACGACTCATTGATGACCGAGACCCTGGCACGCGTCTACACAGAGCAGGGATTGTACGATAAGGCCATTAAAGCCTACCGTTTACTGAGCTTGAAATATCCCGAAAAAAGTGGTTACTTTGCCGACCGAATTAACGAGATCAACGATCTGAAAGAGAGAAAATAAGATGTACACGTTGTTTGCAGTTTTGATCATCATCACTTGTATCCTACTCGTTCTGGTGATTTTGGTTCAGAACCCGAAGGGAGGAGGATTGTCATCTACGTTTGGTGGAGGAAATCAAATGTTCGGCGTTCAAAAAACGACCGACTTCTTGGATAAAGCGACTTGGACCTTGGCTGGTGTTTTACTCGCCTTGACCTTGTTGAGCAACTTTGCTATTGACCGCGGAGAAGGAACCTTGAACGAAGGTTCTCGCGTACAAGACCAAGTCGAAGATGTGGCGCCAATCGTTCCACAAGCTCCTGCCGGAGGCGCAGGCGACTTGAACCAGATCCCTACTGAGGGAGACGGAGCAGCAGAATAAGCGCACCGTTTACAAAACTTTTAAAATGCCAGTCTGACAATCGGACTGGCATTTTTTATTGAACCCTGTCAGGAATTCCGCGTTGTGGAACTGACAAAATGTACGTTCCACGCCTTGGCACAGTTTTGGTCCAACGCGGGGTGAAGAAACTCGAAAATAAGTTTAACTCATAACCCAAGTAGAAATGTCAGAAGTAAACATCAAGCCATTGGCTGATCGCGTGCTCGTTGAGCCAGCTCCTGCCGAAACCACCACTTCTTCTGGTATCATTATTCCGGATACCGCTCAGGAGAAACCACAGCGCGGGACTGTCGTTGCTGTTGGAAACGGAAAGCCAGACGAGCCCTTGACCGTGAAAGTAGGCGATAGCGTCTTGTACGGTAAGTACTCTGGAACAGAATTGTCTTACGAAGGCAAAGACTACATGATCATGCGTGAATCAGACATTTACGCGATCCTCTAATCTGAATTTCAAACCTTAAAAAATACCTTTAGCAATGGCAAAGGAAATCAAATTCGACATCGAGTCACGCGATGGACTAAAGCGCGGAGTAGACGCGTTGGCCAACGCCGTTAAAGTGACCCTTGGACCAAAAGGTCGCAATGTTGTTATTCAAAAATCATTCGGATCTCCAACCATCACCAAGGACGGTGTATCGGTAGCTAAGGAGATCGAACTTGAAGACGCTCTGGAAAACATGGGCGCTCAAATGGTGAAAGAAGTGGCGTCAAAAACAGCGGATCAAGCTGGAGACGGAACCACTACAGCCACCGTATTGGCACAAGCCATCGTCACAGCAGGATTGAAGAATGTCGCTGCAGGAGCCAACCCAATGGACCTCAAGCGCGGTATCGATAAAGCGGTCACTACCATCATCGCCAACCTTCAAGACCAATCTCAAGCGGTTGGTGATAGCTTTGACAAGATTGAGCAAGTTGCTGCCATCTCTGCGAACAACGACGAGAGCATCGGTAAGTTGATTGCTGAGGCCATGAAGAAAGTAGGAAAAGAAGGAGTCATCACTGTTGAGGAAGCAAAAGGTACCGACACTACGGTAGACGTAGTTGAGGGGATGCAATTCGACCGTGGGTACTTGTCTCCATACTTTGTGACCAATAGCGAGAAAATGGAGGCTGATTTGGATGCTCCATTCATCTTGATTTTCGACAAGAAGATCAGCAGCATGAAAGACTTGTTGCCGGTGCTGGAACAAACTTCTCAAAGTGGACGCCCATTGTTGATCATCGCTGAAGATATCGACGGAGAGGCCTTGGCTACACTCGTAGTCAACAAGA from Cryomorphaceae bacterium carries:
- the miaB gene encoding tRNA (N6-isopentenyl adenosine(37)-C2)-methylthiotransferase MiaB, with the translated sequence MNEVHFGNKVIDEGRQGEAVMLETEELGKGRKLYIESYGCQMNFSDSEIVASILGDNGFETTRNIEEADVVFVNTCSIREKAEQTVRNRLSHFHKAKEAKPEMIIGVLGCMAERMKETLLEEEKLVDMVVGPDAYRDLPELIKEVDGGRKAVNVILSKEETYADIAPVRLGGNGVTSFVTIMRGCDNMCTFCVVPFTRGRERSRDPQTIVNEVKDLAAKGYKEVTLLGQNVDSYLWYGGGLKKDFKQLTEEEQAQAVSFADLLEKVALAAPQMRVRFSTSHPKDMLDDVLHTIAKHDNICNYIHLPFQSGSNRILELMNRGHTREWYKQRIDRIREIIPDCGISHDIISGFCTETEEDHADTLELMDYVNYDFGFMFNYSERPNTMAQRKFEDDVPTEVKKRRLQEIIAKQQEHSRVRNQGYVGKTHRVLVEGTSKRSEEQLFGRTTQNTVVVFDREDYAPGDYVDVAVHDCTAATLLGKAVGKADGPA
- a CDS encoding sigma-54-dependent Fis family transcriptional regulator translates to MELQSVKQRFEIIGNSPLLNRAMEKAVQVAPTDISVLVTGESGVGKESIPRIIHSQSARKHNPYIAVNCGAIPEGTIDSELFGHEKGSFTGATAARKGYFEEANTGTIFLDEVAELPLSTQVRLLRVLETGEYIKVGSSKPQKTDVRIVAATNVDMEEAIRKGQFREDLYYRMNTVEIHLPSLRERAGDIHLLFRKFASDFANKYHMPVLQLNSEAVDLINHYRWPGNIRQLKNFTEEMSVIETERLVTAETVRRYLPESGRSNLPMIYRDQPGVKSESDFSSERDILYKVLFDMKNDINDLKKLTMELMKEGGQADEEFRQENAQLLAKVYEDYDAGTTLEIPDTPSATPAPTKTINTEIYADEDVIEERLTLQDKEIEMIRKALDRNAGKRKDAAKELGISERTLYRKIKQYDL
- a CDS encoding LptE family protein; amino-acid sequence: MIRRFILICAIALTGGCGGGYSFTGASISPDVKTVSVAYFENYAPLINPTLSQVVTEKLKDIFLVQTSLEVVQMDGDLQFEGAIVDYNVRPLAIQADEQAAQNRLTITMAVTYTNTNDPEKDYESRFTRFGDFDSNEDLASVEEELVEQITTELVQDIFNKAVVNW
- the secG gene encoding preprotein translocase subunit SecG, producing the protein MYTLFAVLIIITCILLVLVILVQNPKGGGLSSTFGGGNQMFGVQKTTDFLDKATWTLAGVLLALTLLSNFAIDRGEGTLNEGSRVQDQVEDVAPIVPQAPAGGAGDLNQIPTEGDGAAE
- a CDS encoding co-chaperone GroES, coding for MSEVNIKPLADRVLVEPAPAETTTSSGIIIPDTAQEKPQRGTVVAVGNGKPDEPLTVKVGDSVLYGKYSGTELSYEGKDYMIMRESDIYAIL